In one Misgurnus anguillicaudatus chromosome 1, ASM2758022v2, whole genome shotgun sequence genomic region, the following are encoded:
- the LOC141365384 gene encoding uncharacterized protein: MPKLKRFRMRRKAMINKSKKDDSDTTVCKCPNVLPILVGNTVRMQSAIVNEDVIGAACSLVSIVKHKIHNVCTWQKLSLEDINAEGTKLVKDIAKCKGYGKTLLPFKLSEQYCIFNKMCKVSEGQSLTRGHEELYETLQEIFLNYESCLVQINRQTCAIIRCRDVYAVVDCNIRDACGLGSNIGTAVVVFNTNWQDLFWHVNNLMESLSANTFRISGINVEVTLPDMLPCVNNDVVVESSSSNVRQSVCSLIHQGDSRFKEVPLPDMLSCVNSDVVQERSTSNARQSVCGSIHQGDSKFKEVTSPDVLSCVNSDVVGREGSTSNARQSVCGSFHQGDSRLKWSGKQCVAISLAAMAMHSVHNVFSWETKDLDNVLTIGDNLYGYLLENNCISDPKPQKWLCVPDLPCEYVFNEKRFKFEYGKCVSGFVDINDGDLITAGVCVPLVHGLDTMFEQYETCFLTLNGNTCAIIKQNGQFAVIDSHARSTTGIPDSDGLSVIVYYNSLSCVLKHIENFAACVGGKMKEFEISGLHVIPEKSSKVSVRQSENKKKMGKKERSYCTEHLEDERESKVVKTKKEHFMESTTKTISDCDLNSDTQDPWDVRVKQ, encoded by the exons ATGCCTAAGTTGAAGAGATTTCGAATGCGGCGAAAGGCAATGATCAACAAAAGTAAGAAAGATGATTCTGATACCACTGTTTGCAAGTGTCCAAATGTTTTGCCCATATTAGTAGGCAATACAGTTCGAATGCAGTCCGCAATTGTGAATGAGGATGTGATAGGTGCAGCATGCAGTTTAGTTTCAATTGTAAAACATAAGATACATAATGTGTGCACCTGGCAGAAACTAAGTCTTGAGGATATTAATGCTGAGGGAACTAAACTGGTTAAAGACATAGCTAAATGTAAAGGTTATGGCAAAACTCttttaccttttaaattaagtgaGCAATActgcatttttaataaaatgtgtaaaGTTTCAGAAGGGCAGTCACTGACTAGAGGACATGAAGAATTGTATGAGACACTTCAAGAGATTTTTCTAAATTATGAATCTTGTTTAGtacagataaacagacaaacATGTGCAATTATCAGATGCAGGGATGTATATGCTGTTGTAGATTGTAATATTCGCGATGCATGTGGGTTGGGATCAAATATAGGTACAGCAGTTGTTGTTTTCAACACAAATTGGCAAGATTTGTTTTGGCATGTCAATAATTTAATGGAAAGCTTGAGTGCTAATACGTTTAGAATAAGTGGAATTAATGTAGAGGTTACTTTACCAGATATGTTGCCATGTGTGAACAATGATGTTGTAGTAGAAAGTAGTTCATCAAATGTAAGACAGAGTGTTTGCAGCTTAATTCATCAAGGTGATAGCAGGTTCAAAGAGGTGCCTTTACCAGATATgttgtcatgtgtgaacagtgATGTTGTACAAGAAAGAAGTACATCAAATGCAAGACAGAGTGTCTGTGGTTCAATTCATCAAGGTGATAGCAAGTTCAAAGAGGTGACTTCCCCAGATGTGTTGTCTTGTGTGAACAGTGATGTTGTAGGACGAGAAGGCAGTACATCAAATGCAAGACAGAGTGTCTGTGGATCATTTCATCAAGGTGATAGCAGGTTGAAGTGGTCAGGAAAACAATGTGTTGCAATTAGTTTAGCTGCAATGGCAATGCATAGTGTACATAACGTCTTTTCATGGGAAACAAAAGATTTAGACAATGTCTTAACTATTGGTGATAACTTGTATGGTTATTTGCTTGAAAACAACTGTATTAGTGATCCGAAACCACAGAAGTGGTTGTGTGTTCCAGATCTGCCTTGTGAATATGTGTTTAATGAGAAAAGGTTCAAATTTGAATATGGCAAATGTGTTTCTGGATTTGTAGATATAAATGATGGAGATTTGATAACAgctggtgtgtgtgtgccttTAGTCCATGGTCTGGACACAATGTTTGAACAATATGAAACATGCTTTTTAACATTGAATGGAAATACCTGTGCCATTATTAAGCAAAATGGACAGTTTGCTGTGATTGATTCCCATGCACGTAGTACAACTGGAATTCCTGATAGTGATGGGTTGAGTGTGATTGTATATTACAATTCATTGAGCTGTGTTTTGAAGCATATTGAGAACTTTGCTGCATGTGTTGGTGGTAAAATGAAAGAATTTGAAATAAGTGGTCTTCATGTAATTCCAGAAAAAAGTAGTAAAGTATCTGTCAGGCAatcagaaaacaaaaaaaaaatgggtaAAAAAGAGAGATCTTATTGCACAGAACATTTGGAAGATGAGAGAGAAAGTAAAGTTGTAAAGACAAAGAAAGAGCACTTTATGGAAAGTACTACAAAAACAATTTCTGACTGTGATTTGAATTCTGAT ACACAGGACCCTTGGGATGTCCGTGTAAAACAGTGA